DNA from Leptospirales bacterium:
GGCTCAGCATCTGCCGGAACTGCGAGTAGCTCAGGTTTACCGGTTTGTTGCTTTGCTCGGGATGATGCGTCATCACGTACATAACGACCAGCAGAACGAGCACGGCAAAGAGCAGGTATTTCAGACTACGATTCATCAAACCTCGGCGCCGGAGAGGCGCGTGCAGGCAATGTAGGCGCCTTTCCCCGTCCCGTCAATGCTAAGAGCCCAATTTGAAAGCCGGCGGCTCAGGGCTCAGACGACGATGCCAAGTTGGCGGCCCTTCTCGATGGCAGCGGAGCGCGCGCGAACTTCCAGCTTGCGGTAGATGCGCTCGACGTGATTTTTCAGGGTGTGCGTCGATATTCCCAGTTTTCGAGCGGCCTCGGCGTAGGTCATTCCAAGGGCCAGAAGCTTGAGGACGCGAGTTTCAGCGGCGGTCAGCGGACTTTCGCCAGCGGCTGCGCCGGCGCCCATGAAGCGGGCCAGTACGGCGCGGGCCAGGCGCGGCGCAATGGGACTGGCGCCCAGATGGACGCTCTGGATTTCAGCCAGCAGCAAATCAAGCGGCGTATCTTTCAGCAGATAGCCATCGGCGCCGGCTTCCAGGGCAAAGAGCAGTCGTTCTTCGTGCTCGAAGGCAGTGAAGATCAGAATTCGCGGTCGTCGATTGGAGCTGCGCTGACGAAGCTGACGAATCACTTCCAGAGCATTGCCGTCTGGCAGTTCAAAATCCAGCAGCAATACGTCGCATTGGAGGACATCGCTGTCCGCCATGCACTGCTGGGCGCTGGAGTAAACGGGACCAAGCAGCAAATCCTCGCTTGCCTGGATCTCGGCGCTGACCGCCTCGCTCATTTGCTGATCGTCTTCAGCGATGGCGACGCGGATCTTACGGCGCACACTGCGGGCCGCTGTGCTCTGCTCGGCTGCCATGACGCATCCTAACTCTTGTGCGGGCCGTCTACAATCGGGAATTTTTCCCCAGGTCGCATTGCCGGCAGCCTGATGTGCAGCAAGACGCCCCGCTCGCGCCGGCTCCAGATACGCAGCCGGGCCCCCAGCTGGGCGGCGCGCTCGCGCAAATGCGCCAGTCCGGCCCCGGCGCGCGCGTCCGGAGCAAATCCGCGACCGTTGTCTGCAATCTGAAGATACGGTCGTCCGCGGCTATCGGCCCCCAGTAGAACGCCGACGCGGCTGGCTTCTGCGTGGCGCAGTACGTTGGCAATGGCTTCATAAAAGATACGCTGCAGATGAAAAGCCTGGCGCAACTCGAGGGCAACGGGCGCAATTTGGGACCGTGTTTCGATGCCGGCGGCCTCTTTCAATTCGGCCAGCCGTTGCTCCATTTCGGACGGAAGCTTTTGCGGAAGATCGGCCTCGGCGGCGTTGAGATGCACCAGGTCGCGAAGCCGGCGCAAGGCGCGGGCAATCTGTCGGTGCAAACGTTGCGAGCGTTGCTCCGGGCTGGCGGCGGCTTCGCGTAACATCAGCGAAAGATCGGAACCGATCACATCATGCAGCTCGCGATTGATGCTGTCGCGCTCCTGTTGCAGCTGGCGCTGAAACTCGGCTTTTTCATGCTGACGCCGCAGCTCCATCTGACGGTAGCGATCGCCCAGGGCAAAGGAAAGCAGCAGGATTTCGATCGTGCAGGCCGCCGGCATGCCGCTATAAAGGACGAAGTCAGTAAAGAACAAGGACGAGCTGACTGTGACAACGCGCGTAATTCCAAACAGCGTCATATAGGACAGCGTCGTCGCAAAGGCCAGAACGAAGAAGCGTCCAGCGCGATAGCCGCGTCGCAGCGCCAGCGCGCCGGCAATCAGAGCAAGCATTGAACCTGGCAGCAGCATCGCCGCGCCAAGTGCATTGGCATTGCGCGGACCAAGCAATGCTGCCAGCGGGGCCAGCACAACCAGCGCCGCTGCGCCGTATTGAAACAGGGCCGCCAGGCGCGACCCTGTCGAATGCAGGGGCAGGAAGCTGGCGCTGAATTTCCAGAGCGCCGCCAGCATCAAGAGGGTCAGCGGTCCAGGCAGCGCCAGTTCAAGGCCCGGATGCTGCTGCAATCCAAACTCCAGTAGAAATCCGCCAATGGTCATTTGCAGCAAAACAAAAAATGCAGCATAGGCGGCGTAGTAGAGGTAGCTGCGGTCGCGAACGGAAAAGAAGAGAAAGAGATTGTATAGCGCCATGATCCATTGCGCCCCGAGGAAGAGTCCGCCGAAATACAGCTCGCCGCGGTCTCGTTCCACCAGCTGTCGACAGGAGCTCAAGCGAAGGTGCGGCTTGATCGGCGACTGACTGGAGATATGCAACAAGGCCAGTCCCCGGGTTGCAGGCAGAAGACGAAAGGCGTGAGGACGAATGTGCAGATCGTCGCCAGCCCTGGCCAGGGCGCCGCCATGGGATTCGCTCAGAATCTGCGCCCCGTCGCGCTGCTGCACGTCGATATGACTGAGCCGCTGGGCGAGGGCTGCCAGGCAGGTATCGCCGCTGGCATCGCTGCTGGCGTAGGGCAATGCAAAGTAAAAATGTCGTGAGCTGAAACCGCGATGCAGCATCGCTTCAGTGAGGCGACGACCATTGCCATTGCTATAACTGGCAAACAGTTGATCAAAGCCAAGCAGTTGGACGCTGGAGGGAAGCTCAATCAAGTAGGGCTCCAGCGGCAGAGCCTCAGAGGGCGCTGCGTCAAGTTGCAGCAACGGCGCCTGGTCTTTTGGCAACGGCCGCGACGCTGCCTCACATTTCAGGACGAAGGCCGCAAGGGCAATGAATGGCAGAAGAGTCGAAGCAAGGCGGCGCATGGGTCAGAGCTGCGGCACTGTGCTGGCAAGGATTGGCTGGACCGTCCTCTTCGCAAGAGCTTCGTTGCAATTTCAAGGCTTCCTGGCGGGGGAGTGGGGAATTATGGCCCCTTGACAGGCATGTGGAAATAGTCCAGCGTGTAGTGCCGATGAATGGGATCAGGACTTTGCTGCTTGGGCTGCTGGCGACCATTGCAGCTCTGCCGCAATTGCAATGCCAGCGCGCCGATTGCCGTCTGACCGACGCAGGATGCAATCCGCTAACAGCTTTGCTGGTCTGGCAGCCGCGCCCTCGATTCCTGTATGTGGCCGCCTCCAATTCGATTCTACAGTTTGCATTCGACGCCAGCGGCGCCTTAAGTCTGGCCGGCAGCCTCAGCTTGAACGCAACGCCCTCGGCCATGGCGGCAAGCAAGGGCGGGGGCCTCGTTGCCGCCGTTGCGGGCCAGACACTGCACTTGATCGCTCTGGACCCATTGCGGGGAGCGATGAGCTTAGGCTACAGCTTCGATTTAGGATCAACATCCTTTGCACTGCGCTTTTCGCCGGATGATCGCTTCCTTTACGTAGCGGAGAGCGTGAGCAATACTCTGGACGTGTTCAGGGTGGAGGGCGGCGCAGCACAACGCATTGCCCAGGTTGCCACAGACCTGGGTCCCTATGGCGTGCTTCTGGATTCAAGCGGCCGTGATCTGTATCTATCGCAATACGATGCGGCCAGCGTACGCCACTTCCGGGTGGATGCCAGTAGCGGACTTTTGACCCAGGTTTTGCCAGATTGGACCCTGGGCAGCGATACCAGTTTGCTGCTGCTTTCGCCTGACGAATCCTATCTTTACGCGCTCAATTCCACATTCATCAGCGTTGGTCTGCTGGCGCGCGATGCGCAAACAGGTAATCTGACTGATCAAGGCGCATTTACTTATACGCACTCCGACGTCTCGGACATGAAGATCTCCGCGGACGGCGCCTGGATCTATTTTCTGGACCGCGGCGACAATCTGCTCTATCGCTGCGCACGCAATTCACAAAATGGAACCATCGGTGCGCAACAGGATTCGACGGCCGTGCCAACCAATCCACAGGCGCTGGTTCTACTCAGCGAACGAGGCATGCTCTATACCGCCTCGGGCACAGCATCGCTGGTCGAGTCGCGGGCGCTCTATACGGGCGACGGCAGTATTGGCCCCGCGATCCAACAGTTGGCCGCGCCTTCGGCGACTGCGCTGGAGCTGGTTGTTTACTGATACATTGATTCCATTTGAGGCCGGCGCCGGACAGCACCGACGACAAGAACTACCAGAGCTGGCGCAGACCCGCTCGTTCGTACCGCTTCATCTCCTGATCTCTGGACAACAGACGGCGCCTGTCCTAGATACAATGCCAGATGATCATTCGATCAAATGGATCGCGGTGTTTTGTCTTCACCAGACGGTGGTAGGAACTCAGCACATCAGCATCGAGGCCCAGGATCTCGAATCCGGATTTGTTTGCGGCTTCCGGAATGTCCTCCGGCTCGGCGCCTTTCAACTCCAACTTGCCCAGTGCGTATTTCAGAGAGATTTCCCAGAAAGTTGCTGCTGATACGTAGACGCCGATTGCTCTGTCCCCAATGATCTCTTTGACGCCTTGGGACAGTGCATCCGGCTTAAATAATGCCCACAGTAGCGTATGCGTATCGACGACGTAGGTCATCCGAGCATCTCTTGATCGGTCATCTTGAAATCCGCACGCAGCTTGAACGTCGCGACTTACCGTAGCAGACGGCTACTTCCTCGCCCTTCTGAATCGATGCCAGGACCTCGGAGAACTTGGCCTTGAACTCGGCCACCGTCATGTTTTCATAACAACATGCAACGGTTTACCCGTCATAGTATCGGTAGTATTTTGGAGCGACGGGGGGAGCAGCCTGGCAAGAGCTTCGTTGCAATTTCCAGGCTTCCCAGCGGGGGAGTGGGGAATAATGGCCCATTGACAGCTGGCTGGAATCATGCACTCTCTAAGACGAATGTTCCCGGCCCGGTCCAGGTTACTTGCAGCTCTGGTATCGCTACTTTGTGGGGCGCAGTGCGTAGAATACGAGTGTCGCCCCACCGACGGGGCCTGCAGTCCGCTGGCTTTCCTGGCGGTCTACGCGCAACGTTTGCCGCGTTACGTCTACGTTGCCGGGATTACGACTCCGACGGAGGTAGTAGCCTACGCCGTCGATGCAGCAAGCGGCTCGCTAACTTCAAGAAAAGTCGTTGCCGCTACCGGCGACAGTTATCGTGCCATTGCCATACATCCATCCGGCGGCCTGCTATTTCTGGCGATTCAGGGAAGCGGTCAAATTGAGAGCTATCGCATCGACCGCAGCACCGGCGCTCTGAGCCTGCTCAGCACAATTGTAGCCGATACTGGCCTTGAGGACATCATTCTCAGTCCCGATGGACGGCGCCTCTACGCATTGACAATCAGCGCCGGCGAGGTAATCAGCTTTGTTGTGAATGAAGCCAGCGGCGAATTGCAGGCCGTTCTGCCGACGGAAGTAGTTGGAATCGATTCGCATCGCCTGGCAATTGATTCCAGCGGCGCATTGCTGGTTACCGCCGATCATGGCTCGAATCAAGTCGATTCATTTCCAATTGATGCTGCTTCGGGCCGCGCATCGTCGCTGGCAACGCTGGAGTTTTCGCTTGCGGTTCGCAACACGCTGCGCTTTCATCATAGCCGACCTGTGCTCTACATGGCCGATAGCTCTGGCGCATACACTGGCGTCGTAGATACTGCCGCGCCGACCATGGCGCTTGTAGGGACGGCGTCCGCCGGCAGTCAGTCCTCCGATGTTTTTCCCGCTCATTCCGGCCGATTTGCGCTGGTCAGCGATTCCATGGACGGTCTGGTTTACCAGTACGCAATATCTGCCGTCGATCAAAGCCTGCAGTCCAACGGCAATATAGCCGCCGGATCGGGCGCGGCAGGAGCAGGTCCCATTCGCATCGCCATCGATGAAAGCGACCGGCTGGTCTATGTGGCTAACGCTACCGATGGGACGCTGCTGGCTTACCGCGTACAGACCGCGAGCGGAATCTTACAGCAAAGCGGAGTATACGCAGCGACGCCGGCGGCCGGCGTTGTCGCCATCGCCCATTTCTAGAACTTAAACTTCTCCACCACTTCTTCAATCTCGCCGTGTGTGATGGAGCGGATGGCCGCCTCGGCGTCGTTGATGATTGTGATCAGCTGAAGATTTTCCAGCGGCTCAAACTCCTGCATTACGTACTTGGTTCGCACGGTGCCATTTGTCGCCGGGCCCTGAATGCCCACGCGCACGCGGATGAACTCCGGAGATTTCAGATTGATGCGCAGATTTTCGACGGCCGGGTGGGCGTAGTCCTCGCCGCCCTTTTCCACGACCAGACGGCCAAGGTTCAAACTGAAGTCGTCGAGGATTACGATGATATCGTCGGGTTTGATCCGCAGAAAGGATGCAATGTACAGCGCCGCTTCGCCGGACAATTCGGAGAAAGTTTGCGGCTTGAGCAGAACGACTTCCTCGCCCTCAAAGTCTCCGCGTCCAATCAGCGACTTCTTCTTCTTGGTTCGGATGTCGATGTTGTTGTTGTTGGCAATTACATCCAGGATTTTGAAGCCGATATTCGCCCGGTAGTTGACGAACTTCTCTCCTGGATTGCCGAGTCCGATGATAAGTTTCATAGGGCCCGCCCCGCTATCAAGTTTCGGCAACCTGCCCCCCTGAAATTCAGGGGCCGGCGGCCGGGCGGGGCGCCAGGCCCCGCACTCATCCCCGCGCCGCACCAGGCGCAACGGGGATCGATCCTGAGCCTCAGCTCTTTGCCGCCGCTCCGGCTTCCGGCGAATCCGCCGTTGCCGTGCGACCCTGTGCAACCTTGACCACAATCGGATTGCCTTCCAGCAGCAACTCCCAGCTGGACGGCGCGCCCAGATCGCGGAGGTGCACGGACTGAGCGACATCCAGCTCGGTGACATCGACCGTGATGACATCGACAAAAGTTTCCGGCGTGGCGCGCACCTTGATCTTGTTGATGTACTGTTCCAGCGCTCCGCCGGCCTTCACGCCCTTGGACTGGCCGGTCAGTTCGACGGCCACCGTCAGCAGAACCTTTTTGCCATTGACTACTTTCAAAAAGTCGATGTGCAGGATTTGATTGCTGACCGGATCGCGCTGGATTTCCTTTACGATGACGCGTTCCTTCTGGCCGTTGGCGTTGAGTTCGATCAGCGAACTCTGACGCAATCCGCTCTGGATCAAGCGCGAGAATTCGCGATCGTTGATGCTCAAGAGCGTACTCTTGCCGCCATCCAGCAGATTGCAGGGGATCAGACCCTCGCGACGAAGCCTGCCGGCCTCGTTTTTGCCGAATTCTTTGCGGACTTCGGCGTTCAGATTGTAGTGGCTCATCTCTATACTCCCAAATATATAAGAACTTCGGTCTCTCTGCGACTGCAAAATTGCTCTTCTATAGAAAGAGCGAACTCACTGATTCCTCGTTGTGGATGCGCCGGATTGCTTCGCCGACCAGTCTGGCCACGGATAGCGTGGTTATCTTATCGATACGCCGCTCCGCAGGCAGCTGGATGGAATTGGTCAAGACGACCTCGTCCAGCGCCGAGTCGCGCAAGCGTTCCAGCGCCGGTCCGCTGAGCACCGCATGCGTAGCACAGGCGATGACGGAGCGCGCTCCGTTTTCCTTCAGCGCAGCAGCGGCCTTGGCAATCGTCCCCGCCGTGTCGATCATGTCGTCGTAGAGAATACAGGTGCGATCCTTCACGTCGCCGATCACGTTCATCACTTCGGCGACATTGGCGCGCGGCCGCCGCTTATCAATGATCGCCAGGCCGGCGTTGATCTGACGGGCCAGGAAGCGCGCACGTTCAACGCCGCCGGAGTCCGGCGAAACAACTACCGCATCGCTGAGCTGTTTTTCCTTCAGATAATTTACAAACACGGGCGCTGCGTAAAGGTGATCGACTGGAACGCGAAAGAAACCCTGGATCTGGTCAGCGTGCAGGTCCATACACAGCAAGCGGTGCGGCGCCATCTTCTCGATCAGGTCCGCCACCACTCGCGCCGATATCGGCACGCGCGGCTCGCTCTTGCGGTCCTGACGACCGTAGCCGTAGTAAGGAATGACCGGAGTGATGCGAGCGGCGGAGGCGCGCCGCAGGGCGTCGATCATCAGCAGCAGTTCCATTACATGATCGTTGGCCGGCGCCGAGGTCGGTTGAATCAGAAAGACATCGCGGCCGCGGACGTTTTCGTCCAGTTTCACCGAGATTTCGCCGTCGGAAAAGCGGCGCACCACGGCGCGACCCAGCGGAATCGAAAGGTAGGCGCAGATCTCTTCCGCCAGCGGTTGGTTGGCGGCGCCTGAAAAAATCAGCATTTCGTAGGCCATCGTCGTCTTGCTCTCCGTCATCCAGCGCGGGCGGCCAGCCTGCTTTCCAGCGCGGCCAGCTCCTCTGGCGAATTCACGCCCTGGGCCTCGGAGCTGTCTTCCAGTTGCAATGCCCCGACTTTCTGACCCTGCTGGCGCGCCACGGCAATGGCGTCCGGAAGGTAATACTCGTTTTGTGCATTGCTTTTGCCGATTTGTTGGATCAGATCAAAGATCGCGGGCGCATTGAAAACATAAACGCCAGTGTTCACTTCGCGAATGCGGCGAATTTCCTCGCTGGCATCCTTTTCTTCAACGTTTCTCAACAATGCGCCCTTGCTATCGCGAACGATTCGTCCGTAGCCAGCGGGGTTATCCAGCTGTGCGGAAAGCGCGCTCACGGCGTTGCCCTCGCGGCGATGAAAATCAAGCAGGGCCTGAAAGCTTTGCGGCCGGATCATCGGCATGTCGCCGGCCGTGCAGAGCGTTGGACCCTGAAAGGTCTGCAGCGCTTCGCGAGCGCAGAGAAAGGCATGGCCGGTGCCATGCTGCTCGGCCTGCACCGCAAAATCCAGCTGCAGGCCGGCATTCAACTTGGCGAGGGCGCGGACTTCTTCCTGGCGATAACCGACAATGATTACCTGGCGGCCTACGCCTGCTGCCGCCAGATTGCTGATGACGTGATTGATCAGCGCTCGACCGCCAAGCACAGCGGCCACCTTGGGATGTTCGGAGCGCATCCGCGTACCCTTGCCGGCAGCCAGCACCACAGCGGCGGGTAATTGTTCGACCTGATTCATTAGTTGCAGTCTTACAATATCTGCTGGGACGGGAGGATTCGAACCTCCGTATGGCTGGACCAAAACCAGCTGCCTTACCGCTTGGCGACGTCCCAATTCTGGTTTTGCGGCGCTAGCGCCGCCCGGTCCGCTCATCCGTCGCCCCCAGAATCTGGAAGGAACGAAGGAACGCCTCCGGCAGTTGTGATTGCAGGCGAGTGAGCATTGTATTGCACTCCGCGGCGTCAGTCGCCAGGCCAAAGAGCGCGGCGCCCGAACCGCTGAGCGATGCGTATGCGGCCCCACAATCAAAAAGAGCGGCCTTGAGCCGCTCCAGATCAGGTCGCATAGCAAATACGGCCGCTTCAAAGTCGTTCTTGAGTTCGCTCAATGCGGACCAATCAGACTGTGCCAGCGATGCGCGCACGCTTGCAGTCAACGCTGACAACGATTCGGGAGGAGGGTCTGGCCGTAAAGCTCTTTTGAGAGCGGCATACGCGGCGGCGGTCGGCGACGGAGCGCCGCTGTAGATCAACACTCCGTGGCCCGGTCCCACAACCAACGGCTTGATTATGTCTCCTATTCCGCTTACTTCCGCCGGCCGGGGGTCCAGAAAGAAGGGGACATCTGCGCCCAGTTCGCCGGCCACGCTGCGCAGGGCATCGATGGGAAGCCCAAATTGCGCTGCAAGCAAGCGCAAGAGCGCTCCGGCGTCGGCGCTGCCGCCGCCAAGGCCGGCGCCGGTAGGACAGCGTTTCCTCAGGCGGACTTCCAGTCGCGGACGCTCCATTGTCGCCGTGGCCTGCAGCGTTTGCCAGACCAGGTTGCGTTCCATTCCGGCGCCGCTGCTGACGGCGGAATAATCGGCATCATAAGGAGGCGGCAATTCGTTGATGCTGACAAAGCGGTCTTCGGCGGCCTCTTCGATCAAGAGCTCATCGCCAAAGGAGATCGGTAGAAAGATGCTGTTGATGTAGTGATAGCCGTCGCTGGCGCGCCGATGGCGCACCTCAAGGCCCAGATTGACTTTTGCAGGGCAGAGCAAGGCCGCGCTTTAGCCTTACTTGCTGAGTTTCTTTTCTACAAAGAGGGCGTGCTTACGGGCGCGGGGGTCGTATTTTTTGACTTCCAGCTTGCCTTGTTGCTTCTTCTTGTTCTTGGAGAAGACGTAGAAGTATCCGGTTCCGGCCGTCGATTCCAGCTTGAATGCTTCGCGCATTTGGCCAAAAAGCGTCTGGCACGCCCCCTGTCGAGGCGGAAAATGGCGCCTGCAGGCTTCGCTTGCCCGGTGACAATGAGCTTCTATCTGGCTGTTAAGTATCTGAGTACGGCGGCGATCGTGGTCGTCGTATCGGAAGTTGCGCGCCGCTCGGACCGGGCCGGGGCCTTGATTGCATCGCTTCCCCTGGTCACAGTTCTGACGCTGCTCTGGCTGCACTTTGAAAAACAAAGCGCCGGGAAAATCCAGAACCACGCCTACTATACTTTTTGGTACGTGCTGCCAACGCTGCCGATGTTCTTGGCCTTTCCAACTCTGGCATCGCGCCTTGGATTCTGGGGGGCCCTTGCCGGCGGCGCTCTATTGACGATCGTTTGCTTCCTGCTGCTTGCCCTTGTGCTGCGGCGCTTCGGCCTTGAACTTTATTGAAGGCCGAAGTCCGTGAATCGCGCCTCAACCGCGCTTCATGCGAATGGCGCCGGCCAGCATCAACGACAGTGCAAGGGCCAAACCAAGCACGCCTGGCAGTCCAAGCGGCGGAAAATCGGACGGCGCTCCGGCTGCGCCTTTCATGGCCAGAGCCAGCGGCAGGATCAGCGAACAAATCGCCGACCACGAGACCACTTGCTTGAGCGTCCGGGAAAGCTCGACGCGGTCCACCCACAGCGCAATCAGCATATTGAAAATGGCCAGCGGCATGCCGTGCGAATGGCCTTCGCGCAAATAGAAACGTACCAGCGAAAGTACGTGGTCGTTGCCGCGCACGGCAAATGCGTCAAAGGTAAAGGCCAGGGCCAGGCCGCCAAACATGGCCAGCAACATGGCTACAATTCCGGCTATCAGATTCTTTTTTCCTGTGTCGATCATCTCTTGCTCCTTATCCCTCTGTGGGAAACTGCAATGCGCGGCCGGTTTCCAGCCACGTTTTCAAATTGCTGAGGAAACGCGGCCATCCTTGCGATGTACCCTGAAAGGTTGCGGTCTCAGCGTCAAAGTCGTCGTGGATCACAGTCAGCTTCATCAGCTCGCCCTGTGATTCCAGTTCATAGCTTACGCGCGATTCGCGATCGGCGGCGGCCGCCGGTTCGCAAAGCAGTTTGAAGCTATAACTGATTCGTTTTGGCGGCTGAAATTCTATCACCCGGCCGCCCACCAGATTCACCGGCTGGCCATCTTCGCTTACCCGCGTGTAGTGCAGCTCGGCGCCGACGCGCGGCTCAAAGCGCAGGCTCATGCCGCCAAACCACTCCGGCGTAAGCTCCGCCTGTACCAGCGCATCCCACAGGGCCTGCTCGGTAGTGCGAATGTAGACGGTATAGACCTGTCGCACAGCAACGTTCATATTCTTTTCCTCCAGCGAGTATTTCAATCGAGTCAGCGAACGCGACCAGTGGCGACTGTAGCGCGTGATCCAGCGGTCCTGAATCATCTGAATTGGAATGGAATTCAGATACAGTCGGTTGTAGCGTCCTTCCTTACGGGTCTGCAACAGATTGGCCTCTTCCAGCAATCGCAGATGTTTCATCACCGCGAAGCGACTGAAGGCAAACTGTTCGGCCACCTCGCCCACGCTCAGACCCGGCGCATCTCGAAGCAGGTCAAGGATGCGCCGACGGCTGGCGTCAGCCAGGGCCCGGAAGACCCGATGGAGCTCGTCATCTGACATGTTACCAAAAAGTCACTAAATATTTTAAATAAAATCAGGTCAAGCGCTAAGCGCCGGCGGCCCGGAATCTGGGCCGGGGGGCGATTTGAGATCGGGGGAGGCGGCTGCCGGCCTTTCAGGCGCCGCCGGCCAGCAACTGAACGGCGTTGGACAGCTCCGCCGCCTGTTCTCGGTTGCCGTCCATGATATTGCGCATTTGCAGCGACGCGGCGACCAGCCTCTGTGACATGTCGGCCAGGGTCTGGACGGCCTCGGCGATATGTCGTACGGTCGCCGCCTGTTCCGACAGCGAGGACAGGGTGCCGCGCACCTCGTCGGTCATGCTGCCAATTTCGCCCAGGCTGTTGGCGTAGGCCTGGATCTGGGAATCCATCGAGCGGCCAATGCTGCCCAGCCGATCGGCCACGGCGTTGATCTTGTCCACCAGCGCGCGGATCACTTCGACGCCTGCTGATACGCTCTTGCGACCGCCCTGGACCTCGACGCTGTTGTGATCGATCAGGGAATTGATTTCGTCGACGCTGCTTGCCGTCCGCTCCGCGAGTCGCGCAATTTCCTGGGCGACTACGGAAAAGCCGCGTCCGTATTCGCCGGCGCGCGCCGCTTCGATCGACGCGTTCAGGCTGAGCAGATTGACGCGATCGGCAATTTCATTGATGACGGAGACTATGGTGCGCACTTTGCGAGAATTGGCGTCAATCGCCTCCATTGATCCAATGATCAGGTCCAGCGCCGAGCCTGCGCGCTGTGCATGCTCCTGGGCGATCGCCGCCAGCTGAGAAGCCGCTGTCATTTCCAGATTCAAGTGCCGTCCGGAATCGAGCAGAACGCCGTGGCGATCCTGAATACTGGCCAATTCGCCCTTTTGCTTGCGCGCGATGGCCGATAGGCTGTCCATGCCGGCGCCGATTTCCTCAAAACTTGCCGAGATTTCTTCGATGCAAGCAGATTGATCATGCGCCACCGTCGACACCGTCTGCGATGCGCTCAAGATCTCGTCCGAGGAGCGCACAATCGATTGCCCGATCTCGCCGGCCTGCGCCGCCGTCCGCGCCCCGCGTGAACGAAGCTCGATTGAGTACTCCAGCTGCTGGACGAATTGGTTTCGAAACTGCAGCGCGTAGTAGATCAGTACGCTGGTCTCAAATACGACAAAGAAGGCGTGCAGT
Protein-coding regions in this window:
- a CDS encoding metalloregulator ArsR/SmtB family transcription factor, with amino-acid sequence MSDDELHRVFRALADASRRRILDLLRDAPGLSVGEVAEQFAFSRFAVMKHLRLLEEANLLQTRKEGRYNRLYLNSIPIQMIQDRWITRYSRHWSRSLTRLKYSLEEKNMNVAVRQVYTVYIRTTEQALWDALVQAELTPEWFGGMSLRFEPRVGAELHYTRVSEDGQPVNLVGGRVIEFQPPKRISYSFKLLCEPAAAADRESRVSYELESQGELMKLTVIHDDFDAETATFQGTSQGWPRFLSNLKTWLETGRALQFPTEG